TGGATGTTCTTTCTTTAGGTTGGGGCGCAATGCTCGCTCTCTTTACTTGGTCGATCGCCATGGTTGTTTGGGCACGTAACGGTTTCTAGGATTGTGGAAACAGTTTTTTTAAATTCGCTTTTTTTGGGAGCCCTTGCCCTACTTCTGCTGGTCAGCGGTGGCATCTCCTACTTGACCTTCGTGGAATGGCGTGATCGCCGTCGTCAGGATCGCGATAAACGAGGCCAATGAATGTCCTTTGCCCATGGCTCATCTGGGTTGGTTTTTCAGACCCATCTTGATAAAGATCAATAATCTCCTGCTCAACCAGGGGATTTTTTTATGGCGGCTACGGGGTAAAGTTTCCAAAACTATGCTCCCAGAACAACGATTATTTCTGCCACAATCAAAAGAGCCCCCTCCCCAAAAACCATGGTCATTCCCGCGAACGAAATTGATTTAGCCCAATATCTTGAACATTCCCTGCTGCATCCAGCGGCAACCTATGAGCAGGTCAAAGAATGCTGCCAAGTGGCAGAGCAATTTAACTTCCCGGCCGTCTGTCTTTACCCGACAGCGATGCGGACTGCCCGGGATTTTTTGAAACAACGCTCGATTCAACTGTGCTGCGTGGTGGGATTTCCGGCTGGGGCACACACCATAGGCACAAAACTCTATGAAGCCCAGGAAGCCGTCGAAAATGGTGCCACAGAGTTAGATCTGATGTTAAATCTGGCCCTGCTCAAAATGGGAGACTCGGAAAAGCTCTACCAGGAAGTGGCCCAAATCGTCGAAATGACCAAGGTTCCGATTAAAGCCATTTTAGAAACAGCCCTGTTAACGGACACAGAAAAACGCCTTGCTGCGGAAGTTTGCCTGGATGCTGGAGCCAGTTATCTGAAGACTTCAACGGGTTGGTTCGGGGGCGCCACCACCGCTGATGTGAAGCTGCTCTATGGGATTACGAAAGGAAAAATTGGCATCAAGGCAGCTGGGGGCATTAAAACCGCAGATCAGGCGATCGCCCTCATCCAAGCTGGGGCAAACCGCTTGGGTACATCCCGCAGCCTCAGCATCATTCAGGAACGGGAACGGCAGAGCGATGATGAAGCTTGGTAAAAACGGGGTTACTGTTGACCTAAGCCAAGCCGATGGGAAGCGGTAAATTATCATGTCTTTTAAAGTCACTGGCATCATCATCAAAGGAGCCCCCCTGTGGGAAGCAGACCGCCTCGTGACCATTCTCACGCCAGACCAGGGCCTTGTCAGGGCCGTCGCTCCAGGGGCCAGACAGCACCGCTCAGCTTTGCGAGGCCGGACAGAACTGCTGGTGGTGAATGATTTTTTGTTAACTCGGGGGCGATCGCTCGACCGAATTCAACAGGCAGAAACGATCACTTCTTACGCTGGCCTAAGCCGTGATTTTGCAAAACTAGCGGTGGGTCAGTACCTGGCAGAAGTGGTGAATCACCTCGCCGTGAGCCAAACGCCCCAGCCAGAACTATATGCCTTGCTCTTAGAACACCTAAGGCGAATTGAGCTTATTGAGTTAACACCTCCAGAAAGGGTTTCCCAGGTGATTGCTCACCTCACCCAAGGCTTATTTCATCTCGTGGCGATCGCTGGTTTTGCGCCTCAAGTACAGCGCTGCAGTGTGACCCAAGTGGCCATTGAACCGAATTTTGCTGATCCCCGTTGGCGCATCGGCTTTAATCACGAGATGGGGGGGATCATGACCCTGGGGTCAGGGAATATCCCCCCTGATCAACGCTTAACGGCCCTAGAACTAGACCTCTTACAGATATTACCGGACCGTGATTTACCTGGCTTACAACGTTGGTCTGTCGATGAACAAATGATTTTTCCTTTAGAAACGGCTTGGCTCCGGGTGGAAAATTTATTGCGGCAGTATCTTGAACACCACATGGGCAAACGTCTCAAGTCGGCGACCCTCATCGATACCCTAGCGCCCCTCGCTTTTTAGGGACAATATTTTAGGAATGCTCCCTTGCATGGGATCGCTAACTATCAGGATTTCCCTAGGGCGACCCCACACCTGGGGGATTTGTGATGGTCTCGGCAGCTTGGGCCGCTTGGAAGCGCTGCTGGGCGATCGCCAAATTTTCTCGATAGTTGATGAGTTTTTCCTGGGCAAAATCATGGTAGAAATCCGAAGGAGGAATTGCTTCTAGGGTTGCGATCGCCCCTTGCCATTGCTGGACGATTTCTTGCCACTGGGCTGCCCCAAGGGACTGATTTTCAGCAAGTTGAGCAGCCTTGGCCGCTTGGGAAAGACCATTGATTAGGGCAGCGAGGCTAGCATCGAGGGATTGATAGTCCAGCAATTGCCCTTGAATCTCCGCAGCCCGGGGCGACCACTGGGGAATGTCTTCTAAGGTGGCGATCGCCTCGCGTAAATTGGCTTGAGCTTGAAAAATTTCTTGGCCAGAAGGGACTTCAGGGGCGGTAAATAACTCTCGAGCGGGGGCGGCCAGTTGACTCGCCCTTATCAAAGGTTGACAGGGCCCAACCACACAAGGACGGCTCAAAACATAGCCTCCTGCGCCAATAATTGCGACTAAAATACCAACCCCCACAAAAACGAGACCCTTCTTTTTGGGGCGATCGCCGATGGTTTGTACCGATGCGGCCAAATCATCCGGGGTAGCATCGCTAGAGATCAAGCCCTCAAAGTCCTTTTGAATTTTTGGTTCCGCCTCAGGTACTGTCTCTGCTTCCCCATTCGTCTCAGCAAAAAACGGTTCAGCGAGGGTGTCAAACCCAATATCTGTGGCAAATTCTGTTTCCAAGTCTGCCCCGTCCAGGTCAGTTTCGGGGAACGGGGGGAATGTCGGGGAGCCCATTTCGCTAGCATCTAAAAGGTAGAAGGCATAGGGTTCACTCGCACCAATGACCCGCAAGTAAATGCCGACCTGGGGCTGTTCAGAAAAACTTGCGGCCTGGAGGCGATCGCGAATCAGCCGAAAAATTGGCCGTTGG
The nucleotide sequence above comes from [Synechococcus] sp. NIES-970. Encoded proteins:
- the deoC gene encoding deoxyribose-phosphate aldolase, producing MVIPANEIDLAQYLEHSLLHPAATYEQVKECCQVAEQFNFPAVCLYPTAMRTARDFLKQRSIQLCCVVGFPAGAHTIGTKLYEAQEAVENGATELDLMLNLALLKMGDSEKLYQEVAQIVEMTKVPIKAILETALLTDTEKRLAAEVCLDAGASYLKTSTGWFGGATTADVKLLYGITKGKIGIKAAGGIKTADQAIALIQAGANRLGTSRSLSIIQERERQSDDEAW
- the recO gene encoding DNA repair protein RecO, coding for MSFKVTGIIIKGAPLWEADRLVTILTPDQGLVRAVAPGARQHRSALRGRTELLVVNDFLLTRGRSLDRIQQAETITSYAGLSRDFAKLAVGQYLAEVVNHLAVSQTPQPELYALLLEHLRRIELIELTPPERVSQVIAHLTQGLFHLVAIAGFAPQVQRCSVTQVAIEPNFADPRWRIGFNHEMGGIMTLGSGNIPPDQRLTALELDLLQILPDRDLPGLQRWSVDEQMIFPLETAWLRVENLLRQYLEHHMGKRLKSATLIDTLAPLAF
- a CDS encoding hypothetical protein (conserved hypothetical protein) translates to MSDVAPLNLQDLQVDLRAQLEASYFPTNPVQVRCVFKAGELLVLVQHSAPAAVAQRPIFRLIRDRLQAASFSEQPQVGIYLRVIGASEPYAFYLLDASEMGSPTFPPFPETDLDGADLETEFATDIGFDTLAEPFFAETNGEAETVPEAEPKIQKDFEGLISSDATPDDLAASVQTIGDRPKKKGLVFVGVGILVAIIGAGGYVLSRPCVVGPCQPLIRASQLAAPARELFTAPEVPSGQEIFQAQANLREAIATLEDIPQWSPRAAEIQGQLLDYQSLDASLAALINGLSQAAKAAQLAENQSLGAAQWQEIVQQWQGAIATLEAIPPSDFYHDFAQEKLINYRENLAIAQQRFQAAQAAETITNPPGVGSP